Proteins encoded together in one Planctomyces sp. SH-PL14 window:
- a CDS encoding CPBP family intramembrane glutamic endopeptidase, protein MSLVSPGNDTALPAAHAPSGTEAMSASATDSSRLGPNLLESISWVGLYFLLQNLAFAATLGLIAFAAFGTLQISWNQLIEFIIELDLDRSFVLIGVPGLAALLAIFPLVRWRMGPTWRTDLRLSRPTLDQTLLVLGAVLPLGLLSDEIYRQALIVWRSMWNIPTVSETPLGLLGNHLLRTPYPILVVALALGPALAEELVFRGLIGRGLVARRGIVAGVLWTSLLFGAAHAFPPHMLATIPVGIFLHVAYLATGNLWVPILLHFFNNLLWVSLARYRVVEQLPNAPAVLLAAAVYLVILAWSLRRRSDQKVPACHPREAAFAGLGIANFTLTFVLNTVR, encoded by the coding sequence ATGTCCCTCGTGAGCCCCGGCAACGACACAGCCCTCCCCGCCGCCCACGCCCCCTCCGGGACCGAGGCGATGTCCGCCTCAGCCACCGATTCGTCCCGCCTCGGACCGAATCTGCTCGAAAGTATCAGCTGGGTCGGCCTCTATTTCCTGCTGCAGAACCTCGCCTTCGCCGCCACCCTCGGCCTGATCGCCTTCGCGGCATTCGGAACACTCCAGATTTCCTGGAACCAGCTGATCGAGTTCATCATCGAGCTCGACCTCGATCGGTCCTTCGTCCTCATCGGCGTCCCCGGTCTCGCCGCCCTGCTCGCCATCTTCCCCCTCGTCCGCTGGCGAATGGGACCGACCTGGCGAACCGACCTCCGACTCTCGCGGCCGACACTCGACCAGACCCTCCTCGTCCTCGGCGCGGTCCTGCCGCTGGGCCTCCTGTCAGACGAGATCTACCGTCAGGCCCTCATCGTCTGGCGGTCGATGTGGAACATCCCGACTGTCTCCGAAACGCCCCTGGGCCTCCTCGGCAACCATCTGCTCCGAACCCCCTATCCCATCCTGGTCGTGGCCCTGGCCCTCGGCCCCGCGCTGGCGGAAGAACTCGTGTTCCGCGGCCTCATCGGCCGGGGACTCGTGGCCCGCCGCGGCATTGTCGCGGGCGTCCTCTGGACATCGCTTCTCTTCGGAGCGGCCCACGCCTTCCCGCCCCACATGCTTGCCACGATCCCCGTCGGGATCTTCCTCCACGTCGCCTACCTCGCAACCGGGAACCTGTGGGTCCCCATCCTGCTCCACTTCTTTAACAACCTGCTGTGGGTGTCGCTGGCCCGCTACCGCGTCGTCGAGCAACTTCCCAACGCCCCCGCCGTCCTCCTCGCCGCTGCCGTCTACCTCGTGATCCTGGCCTGGAGTCTCCGGCGGCGCTCGGACCAGAAAGTCCCTGCATGCCATCCCCGCGAGGCGGCGTTCGCCGGTCTGGGGATCGCAAATTTCACACTGACGTTCGTGCTGAACACCGTCCGGTAG
- a CDS encoding LPS-assembly protein LptD, protein MPRSFRVKLCLAVLGLVALATQALGQSRPARTLGVGGHSAAIPQATVRPASGHQITTPEYQETPAAHAGDPIELQADQGWSWEEGGEGALYLHGRCRISQGRLNLSANEMVVIREAGADPADETRYFVYMEGDVVIERPTSRDPYGFASITLVSRPDPSFPKTSLVQSSMADRPIVKRAFQNRKRQRTGVELTQFVVPASPPGTAPQPGSGAIPLQIAPGPIGPRHVTINPRTIGQDPVIRGGIVPNTAPPEYVITVTRGVNLVVDNVPINAAGQAIYTRIDLTADRAVIWTDANRLDGLGGGFDVDETTPFQVYLEGNIVIRQGTNEITATNAFYDIRERRGLMMNAEVKTFVPEYDATLRLRADTLRQQSENKFHAKNAFVTTSEFGQPGYRLEAGEIFVDNEPNPFTGKRQSPYVSAVNPRVYIENVPVLALPSISGPADESLIPIRRAKVGSDSINGVSVETLWNVETLLGLNFEDDIDWTLELDGYTKRGPAIGTRFEYDRVVPIFGVPSRVFGNARARYINDSGLDNLGLDRRDLAFPDANRGKVDWGQRIEFPFGTTLTTELAYVLNNDRNFYEQWYENDFDTGKDKETQATLSHTYDNLTASIMVRDRLNNIFDQTSWLPKADLTLLGQPLLGDYLNWSSHTSVGYGHIKPAQPPTNPQDVFTPLPYFPDVEGLVAMTRHEVSLPLNVGPAKVVPYALGEAAFWEQGQNGDAIDRFYGSLGVRASVEFWKAYPNLYNPILGLNGLAHKMVFDVDYSYSESSRGIGQIAQYNEFDDDAQERFRERLFTNSFNGMPPAFVDPRSYAIRSGAQRSVTAMSPELVDDLHVATFGWRHRLQTKEGSPAGPRTKDWMTLDLEMSVFPNANRDNFGETFGLITGRYAWYVGERTSFLASGVWDPFVGGQRLWNAGILSQRSTRGSVYVGFRQIEVGEVQTQLLVGSMSYRMSDKWVSTLGTSFDVAEGIDRGQTATLTRIGEYMLFHLGIGYDRSRNNFGVGISIEPKFGSYAGGSTQLSSLLGIQGY, encoded by the coding sequence TTGCCGCGTTCGTTTCGCGTCAAACTGTGCCTGGCGGTCCTCGGCCTCGTTGCGTTGGCAACGCAGGCCCTGGGGCAGTCGCGCCCCGCGCGAACCTTGGGAGTAGGGGGGCACAGCGCGGCAATCCCTCAGGCGACGGTCCGTCCGGCCAGCGGGCACCAGATCACCACGCCCGAGTACCAGGAGACTCCCGCCGCCCACGCCGGCGATCCGATCGAACTCCAGGCGGACCAGGGGTGGTCCTGGGAAGAGGGGGGCGAAGGGGCCCTATATCTCCACGGGCGCTGCCGGATTTCCCAGGGACGGCTCAATCTTTCGGCCAACGAGATGGTCGTCATCCGCGAAGCGGGTGCCGACCCGGCGGACGAGACGCGGTATTTCGTCTACATGGAGGGGGACGTCGTCATCGAGCGGCCCACCTCCCGCGATCCCTATGGGTTCGCGAGCATCACCCTCGTTTCGCGTCCGGATCCGTCGTTCCCGAAGACGAGCCTCGTTCAGTCCTCGATGGCCGACCGGCCGATCGTCAAGCGGGCCTTCCAGAACCGCAAGCGGCAGCGGACGGGCGTGGAGCTGACTCAGTTCGTCGTTCCCGCCAGCCCTCCCGGCACCGCGCCCCAGCCTGGGTCCGGCGCCATTCCCCTCCAGATCGCACCCGGTCCCATCGGCCCCCGGCACGTCACGATCAATCCGCGGACAATCGGGCAGGATCCGGTCATCCGCGGCGGCATCGTTCCTAACACCGCGCCTCCCGAGTACGTCATCACGGTGACCCGCGGGGTCAACCTGGTCGTGGACAACGTCCCGATCAATGCTGCCGGGCAGGCGATCTACACCCGCATCGACCTCACGGCGGACCGGGCCGTCATCTGGACCGACGCCAACCGGCTCGACGGTCTCGGCGGCGGCTTCGACGTCGATGAGACGACTCCCTTTCAGGTTTATCTCGAAGGGAACATCGTCATTCGCCAGGGGACGAACGAGATCACGGCCACGAACGCCTTCTACGACATCCGCGAGCGGCGCGGACTGATGATGAACGCGGAGGTCAAGACCTTCGTTCCCGAATACGACGCGACGCTGCGTCTCCGGGCCGACACGCTCCGGCAGCAGTCGGAGAACAAGTTCCACGCGAAGAACGCCTTCGTGACGACGAGCGAGTTCGGCCAGCCCGGTTACCGTCTTGAAGCGGGCGAGATCTTCGTCGACAACGAGCCGAACCCGTTCACCGGCAAGCGACAGTCCCCCTATGTCTCCGCCGTCAATCCGCGGGTCTATATCGAGAATGTCCCGGTTCTGGCTCTCCCCTCGATCAGCGGTCCGGCGGACGAGAGCCTGATCCCGATCCGCCGCGCCAAGGTTGGCTCCGACAGCATCAACGGGGTCTCGGTTGAAACCCTGTGGAACGTGGAGACGCTGCTGGGGCTCAATTTCGAAGACGATATCGACTGGACCCTCGAGCTCGACGGGTACACCAAGCGCGGGCCGGCGATCGGAACGCGGTTTGAATACGACCGCGTGGTTCCAATCTTCGGCGTGCCGTCGCGGGTCTTCGGGAATGCCCGCGCCCGCTACATCAACGACAGTGGCCTCGACAACCTCGGTCTCGACCGCCGCGACCTGGCCTTTCCGGACGCGAACCGCGGCAAGGTCGACTGGGGGCAGCGGATCGAGTTCCCCTTCGGCACCACGCTGACGACCGAACTGGCCTACGTTCTCAACAACGACCGCAACTTCTACGAGCAGTGGTACGAGAACGACTTCGACACCGGCAAGGACAAGGAGACGCAGGCGACTCTCTCGCACACCTACGACAACCTGACGGCGTCGATCATGGTGCGGGACCGCCTCAACAACATCTTTGACCAGACGTCGTGGCTCCCCAAGGCGGACCTGACGCTCCTCGGCCAGCCGCTTCTCGGCGACTACCTCAACTGGAGCTCGCATACCTCCGTCGGCTATGGCCACATCAAGCCCGCGCAGCCGCCGACGAATCCCCAGGATGTGTTCACGCCGCTGCCGTACTTCCCGGACGTCGAGGGGCTGGTCGCCATGACCCGGCACGAGGTCAGCCTGCCGCTCAACGTCGGGCCGGCCAAGGTGGTCCCCTATGCCCTCGGCGAGGCGGCGTTCTGGGAACAGGGACAGAACGGCGACGCGATCGACCGCTTCTACGGCAGCCTCGGCGTGCGGGCCAGCGTCGAGTTCTGGAAGGCGTACCCGAACCTCTACAACCCGATCCTGGGCCTCAACGGTCTGGCGCACAAAATGGTCTTTGATGTCGACTACTCGTACTCCGAGTCGTCGCGTGGAATCGGCCAGATCGCCCAGTACAACGAGTTCGACGACGACGCGCAGGAGCGTTTCCGCGAGCGGCTGTTCACCAACTCGTTCAACGGCATGCCTCCGGCGTTCGTCGATCCGCGATCGTATGCGATCCGCAGCGGAGCCCAGCGGTCCGTTACCGCGATGTCCCCCGAACTCGTCGACGATCTGCACGTCGCCACGTTTGGCTGGCGGCATCGTCTCCAGACCAAGGAAGGCTCGCCCGCCGGTCCCCGAACCAAGGACTGGATGACGCTTGACCTCGAGATGTCGGTCTTCCCGAACGCCAACCGCGACAACTTCGGCGAGACGTTCGGTCTCATCACCGGCCGCTACGCGTGGTATGTCGGAGAGCGGACGAGCTTTCTGGCCAGCGGGGTCTGGGATCCCTTCGTCGGCGGTCAGCGGCTCTGGAATGCGGGGATCCTCAGCCAGCGGAGCACGCGGGGGAGCGTCTATGTCGGCTTCCGGCAGATTGAAGTCGGCGAGGTCCAGACGCAGCTCCTGGTCGGCAGCATGTCGTACCGCATGAGCGACAAATGGGTCTCGACGCTCGGCACTTCGTTCGACGTCGCCGAGGGGATCGACCGCGGGCAGACGGCAACGCTGACCCGGATCGGCGAGTACATGCTGTTCCATCTGGGGATCGGCTACGACCGCAGCCGGAACAACTTTGGCGTCGGCATTTCGATCGAGCCCAAGTTCGGCTCCTATGCCGGCGGCTCAACCCAGCTCAGCTCTCTCCTCGGCATTCAAGGCTACTAA
- a CDS encoding carbonic anhydrase — MQKLVHGIHHFQAKIFRPQRERFEKLADGQRPLAVFVTCSDSRVNPNLITQTDPGDLFVIRNAGNIIPPHHPNPGGEEATIEFAVTELKIRDIIVCGHTRCGAVTGLLHSDRLGAMPAVRSWLSHAEGTRRIIREKYEHLSEGALVNAAVQENVLVQLENLRTHPAVADLLAKGTLKLHGWVYKIETGEVFAFAPKTGQFQPITEHCQPAASATPLATPALCAGHGA; from the coding sequence ATGCAGAAGCTCGTGCACGGAATCCACCACTTTCAGGCCAAGATCTTCCGGCCGCAGCGGGAGCGTTTTGAGAAGCTGGCCGACGGACAGCGGCCGCTGGCGGTCTTTGTGACCTGCTCGGACAGCCGGGTGAATCCGAACCTGATCACCCAGACCGATCCGGGGGACCTGTTCGTTATCCGGAATGCAGGGAACATCATTCCGCCGCATCATCCCAACCCCGGCGGGGAGGAGGCGACGATCGAGTTTGCCGTCACGGAGCTCAAGATCCGGGACATCATCGTCTGCGGGCATACGCGATGCGGCGCGGTGACAGGGCTGCTCCATTCCGACCGGCTGGGTGCGATGCCCGCGGTCCGTTCCTGGCTCTCGCACGCGGAGGGGACGCGGCGGATCATTCGGGAGAAATACGAGCATCTGTCAGAGGGGGCTCTGGTCAATGCCGCGGTGCAGGAGAATGTTCTGGTGCAGCTGGAGAACCTGCGGACGCATCCGGCGGTCGCGGACCTGTTGGCGAAGGGGACGTTGAAGCTGCACGGCTGGGTTTACAAGATCGAGACGGGCGAGGTGTTCGCGTTCGCTCCGAAGACGGGCCAGTTTCAGCCGATCACGGAGCATTGCCAGCCGGCGGCCTCCGCGACCCCGCTGGCCACACCAGCCCTGTGCGCGGGGCATGGAGCTTGA
- a CDS encoding LysR family transcriptional regulator, producing MSFFVDTLQLTSFVAIAETGTFSQAAAKVNRTQSALSLQIKKLETQLGCELFDRTGRRVSLTPEGEIFLGYARRMIQLQWEAFSRLREPDIEGEIRFGTPEDFATHYLPDVLARFRQHHPRVQLKVACDLTLNLMDGFHRGEYDVILAKRDPQRVKGGTKVWREPLVWAAADGYQPEERLSLVLSPQPCIYRARALAALDRAKRSWNISYTSPSLAGTLAAVRAGLGITVLPAHMIPPGIHPIRKETKLPHLADSEVALMKKDQLSRIAEIFAEHVVRSLESIKG from the coding sequence ATGTCGTTCTTTGTCGATACGTTGCAGCTCACCAGCTTTGTGGCGATTGCCGAAACCGGCACGTTCAGCCAGGCGGCGGCCAAGGTGAACCGGACGCAGTCCGCCTTGAGCCTGCAGATCAAGAAGCTGGAAACGCAGCTCGGCTGCGAGCTGTTTGACCGCACAGGTCGCCGGGTCTCGCTGACGCCGGAGGGAGAGATCTTCCTGGGCTATGCGCGGCGGATGATCCAGCTTCAGTGGGAGGCGTTCAGCCGTCTGCGGGAGCCGGACATCGAGGGGGAGATCCGATTCGGCACGCCGGAGGACTTCGCGACGCACTACCTGCCGGACGTGCTCGCCCGTTTCCGGCAGCATCATCCGCGGGTGCAGTTGAAGGTGGCGTGCGACCTGACGCTCAACCTGATGGATGGTTTCCATCGGGGCGAGTACGACGTCATCCTGGCCAAACGCGATCCGCAGCGGGTCAAGGGGGGAACGAAGGTCTGGCGCGAGCCGCTGGTCTGGGCGGCGGCGGACGGTTATCAGCCGGAGGAGCGTCTCTCGCTGGTGCTGTCGCCTCAGCCCTGTATCTATCGAGCCCGGGCGCTGGCGGCGCTCGACCGGGCGAAGCGGAGCTGGAACATCAGTTACACGAGCCCCAGTCTGGCGGGAACGCTGGCGGCGGTGAGGGCGGGGTTGGGGATCACGGTGCTGCCGGCGCACATGATTCCGCCCGGAATTCATCCGATCCGGAAGGAGACGAAGCTGCCGCATCTGGCGGATTCGGAGGTGGCGCTGATGAAGAAGGACCAGCTGTCGAGGATCGCGGAGATTTTCGCGGAGCACGTCGTGCGCAGCCTCGAGAGCATCAAGGGCTGA
- a CDS encoding formylglycine-generating enzyme family protein yields the protein MKSVSAFAIALAAFGIVFGATKGWQAYRGSAAAATPPGMVWIPGGEFTMGTESDLGWPDEKPAHRVRVGGFWMDVAEVTNGEFEAFVAATGYVTTAEKAPTAEEILAQSPPGTPAPPPETLVAGALVFTPPEGPVPLDNVAGWWSWTPGANWRHPEGPGSDLTERENHPVVQVSWDDAEAYARWAGKRLPTEAEWERAARGGVDRAPYVWGTEPPMSGAPRANIWEGEFPYRNTMQDGYVRTAPVRSFAPNPYGLYDMAGNVWEWCADWYVRDAYMEHSRREVTIDPVEATASRDPRHPFTPQRSQRGGSFLCNDSYCSRYRPGARHGCAPDTGMSHVGFRCVRPDPSHP from the coding sequence ATGAAATCAGTTTCGGCCTTCGCCATCGCCCTGGCGGCATTTGGCATCGTGTTCGGCGCCACAAAGGGTTGGCAGGCCTACCGCGGATCGGCCGCTGCCGCGACTCCTCCCGGAATGGTTTGGATTCCCGGCGGCGAGTTCACGATGGGGACTGAGTCGGACCTCGGCTGGCCCGATGAGAAGCCAGCGCACCGCGTCCGTGTCGGCGGGTTCTGGATGGACGTGGCCGAGGTGACGAACGGGGAGTTCGAGGCATTCGTCGCCGCGACCGGCTATGTGACGACCGCCGAGAAAGCCCCCACGGCTGAGGAGATCCTGGCTCAGTCGCCGCCGGGGACACCCGCGCCGCCGCCGGAGACGCTGGTTGCGGGAGCCCTCGTCTTTACACCCCCCGAGGGGCCGGTACCGCTCGACAACGTCGCCGGGTGGTGGAGTTGGACGCCGGGGGCGAACTGGCGACACCCGGAAGGCCCCGGAAGCGATCTGACCGAGCGGGAGAACCACCCCGTGGTGCAGGTCTCGTGGGACGACGCCGAGGCATACGCCCGCTGGGCGGGAAAGCGGCTTCCGACCGAGGCGGAATGGGAGCGGGCCGCGCGGGGCGGGGTCGACCGGGCTCCTTATGTGTGGGGGACGGAGCCGCCGATGAGCGGGGCACCGCGGGCCAACATCTGGGAGGGAGAGTTTCCGTATCGCAACACGATGCAGGACGGCTACGTCCGCACGGCACCGGTCCGCTCCTTTGCCCCCAATCCCTACGGCCTCTACGACATGGCGGGGAACGTGTGGGAGTGGTGCGCCGACTGGTATGTTCGCGACGCCTACATGGAACATTCGCGCCGCGAAGTTACAATCGATCCCGTCGAGGCGACGGCCAGCCGCGATCCGCGTCATCCCTTCACGCCGCAGCGGTCCCAGCGCGGTGGATCCTTTCTCTGCAACGACAGCTACTGTTCCCGATATCGTCCCGGCGCGCGACACGGCTGCGCTCCGGATACGGGGATGTCGCATGTCGGGTTTCGCTGCGTCCGGCCTGATCCGTCCCATCCCTGA
- a CDS encoding arylsulfatase, with product MKRIHWPTLVLMAFGGALGYAAALMPSPGEKAALAAQLGPGRARPTAVEPETASKGSLGDRLLRAATAGSEGESGGDGSGICCSSGTGRCEAVANDVGFGATLLAQADSKAAAASGKKPNILVIFGDDVGQSNLSAYTHGLVGYKTPNIDRIAKEGLLFTDYYAENSCTAGRSTFITGQACLRTGLSKVGIPGATVGLQKGDMTIAQAVKPLGYATGQFGKNHLGDRDEYLPTAHGFDEFFGNLYHLNAEEEPERPYFPKHDKAFVKAYSPRGVIKSSADGKIVDSGPLTRKRMETIDDETTAACQDFIDRQVKADKPFFCWMNFTRMHIFTHVRESMRGQSGMPGNEYADGMIEMDMNVGKLLKQLDDLKIADNTIVIFTTDNGPNAFTWPDAATTPFRSEKDTNWEGAFRVPCLARWPGKFPKGEVLNGIVSGQDWFPTLVAAAGDDGVKDRLLKGWQPEGNETKFRNHLDGFNQLDYLTGKSKDSARSEFFYFNDDGDLVAMRSGDWKIVFEKQEQPGQMDIWANPFKKLRVPKMFNLRMDPYEHAEISGSGYDQWRVENAYVIAYGQIKAAAFLETFVEYPPSQRPASFSIDQIRRRVDKKIDESFKKRGLD from the coding sequence ATGAAACGCATCCATTGGCCAACGCTCGTGCTGATGGCGTTCGGGGGGGCGCTCGGATACGCCGCCGCCCTGATGCCGTCGCCTGGCGAGAAGGCGGCACTGGCCGCACAGTTGGGGCCGGGCCGCGCCCGCCCCACGGCGGTCGAGCCGGAGACCGCTTCGAAGGGGTCGCTGGGGGACCGTCTGCTCCGGGCCGCGACGGCGGGGAGCGAAGGGGAGAGCGGAGGCGACGGCAGCGGGATCTGCTGCAGTTCGGGAACGGGCCGCTGCGAGGCAGTAGCGAACGACGTCGGGTTCGGCGCCACGCTGCTGGCTCAGGCGGACTCCAAAGCGGCAGCCGCCTCCGGGAAGAAGCCGAACATCCTCGTGATCTTCGGAGACGACGTCGGCCAGTCGAACCTCAGCGCCTACACGCACGGGCTGGTCGGTTACAAGACGCCGAACATCGACCGGATCGCGAAGGAAGGTCTGCTGTTCACCGATTACTACGCGGAGAACAGCTGCACCGCCGGCCGCTCGACGTTCATCACCGGACAGGCGTGCCTCCGGACGGGGCTGTCGAAGGTTGGGATTCCGGGCGCGACGGTCGGTCTCCAAAAAGGGGACATGACGATCGCCCAGGCGGTCAAGCCCCTCGGTTATGCGACGGGGCAGTTCGGCAAGAACCATCTCGGCGACCGGGACGAATACCTCCCGACGGCCCACGGCTTCGACGAGTTCTTCGGGAACCTTTACCACCTCAACGCGGAAGAGGAGCCGGAGCGACCGTATTTTCCGAAGCACGACAAGGCGTTCGTCAAAGCCTACTCGCCACGCGGCGTCATCAAGAGCTCGGCCGACGGCAAGATCGTCGACTCCGGTCCGCTGACCCGGAAGCGGATGGAGACGATCGACGACGAGACGACCGCCGCCTGCCAGGACTTCATCGACCGGCAGGTCAAGGCGGACAAACCGTTCTTCTGCTGGATGAATTTCACGCGGATGCACATCTTTACCCACGTGCGGGAGAGCATGCGGGGGCAGAGCGGCATGCCCGGCAACGAGTATGCCGACGGCATGATCGAGATGGACATGAACGTCGGGAAGCTGCTGAAGCAGCTCGACGATCTGAAGATCGCCGACAACACGATCGTGATCTTCACGACCGACAACGGCCCGAACGCCTTCACCTGGCCCGACGCGGCGACAACTCCGTTCCGATCCGAGAAAGACACGAACTGGGAAGGGGCGTTCCGCGTCCCGTGTCTGGCCCGCTGGCCGGGGAAGTTCCCTAAGGGAGAAGTGCTGAACGGCATCGTTTCGGGTCAGGATTGGTTCCCGACCCTTGTGGCCGCCGCCGGTGATGACGGCGTCAAGGACCGGCTCCTCAAGGGCTGGCAGCCGGAAGGGAACGAGACGAAGTTTCGGAACCACCTCGACGGTTTCAATCAGCTCGACTACCTGACCGGCAAGTCGAAGGACAGCGCCCGGAGTGAGTTCTTCTACTTCAACGACGACGGTGACCTCGTGGCTATGCGGTCGGGGGACTGGAAGATCGTCTTCGAGAAACAGGAGCAGCCCGGCCAGATGGATATCTGGGCGAATCCGTTCAAGAAACTGCGTGTCCCGAAGATGTTCAACCTGCGGATGGACCCGTATGAGCACGCCGAGATCTCCGGCAGCGGTTACGACCAGTGGCGGGTCGAGAACGCCTACGTGATCGCCTACGGTCAGATCAAGGCCGCCGCGTTCCTGGAGACGTTCGTCGAGTATCCACCGAGCCAGCGACCGGCGAGCTTCAGCATCGACCAGATCCGTCGGCGGGTCGACAAGAAGATCGACGAGTCGTTCAAGAAGCGCGGACTGGATTGA